TTCTATGCCCTAGCATCTACATTTCTAGAACTCCCCTCGGAAGGGGATGGGTTGGGTGACGGAGcatgtgtttttgcttttctctcctgCAGAAGGAAAGCCACACAGGTTGGGGAGAAAACCCCCAAGGATGAATCTGCTAATGTAAGTTAGGGGCTCTTCTTGCCCTTCACCTCTTAGGCCGGATCATGAGGGTAGGGATAGTGGGATGTTTGGGGTTTGAACCTGAAAGAGGAAATGCGCAGAGGTGCGGCAGGGGCTGGCTCATGGCAGTTTTATTTCCTACCAGCAGGAGGAGCCAGAGGCCAGAGTCCCGGCCCAGAGTGGTGAGTGCCCAGTCCAGCCACAGCAACTACAAATCCCAGAATACCCTGTTCTCACATGTTAAGCACCTTCACGGGAGAGTCAGGGCGATGGTGCTGGGGATTGTAGTCTCCTGAGATGGGGCTTTGAACAGGGGCTGATGAGATTGGGGGAGTAAGATTGATTGGGGGGCAGTCTTTTGTCCCTGATCTTTCTGATTTGTTGCCTATCCCCAGAATCTGTACGGAGACCCTGGGAGAAGAACAGCACAACCTTGCCAAGGTAGGCCATTGGTACTGGGGCCCTTGGGGAGGTCAAgacgggcagatcgcttgagcccaggagttcaagaccagcctgggcaacatggcgagactccaactctacagaaattagccaagtgtggtggcacttacctgtggtcccagctactcgggaggctaaggagggaggatcacttgagcccaggaagtcgaggccgCAGCGAGCCGCCATCgtgcctgcactccagcctgggagagagaatgtgactgtttcaaaacaaaacaaaacaaaacaaaaactggggACCTCAAAATACTTGGACTTGCCCAATTTATAAGGCGGAACTCAATGTGATCCCTGGAATAGGAGGTGGGGAAGCAGGTcctctttttaatttcattgctCTCCCAAACCATGCCAACTCCCCCAGGATGAAGTCATCTTCCTCGGTGACCACTTCCGAGACCCACCCCTGCACACCCAGCTCCAGCGATGACTCGGACCTACAGAGGGTGAAACAGGTAACTTGGAGGGGAGGTTGGGAACCACAGCAAGAGAGTTATAGGTCTGGCCCCTGCCACTGGCATGCCGTATGATCCTAGATAACATCTTAGAAACCTCAGGTTTCCAATCTGACAAATGGAGAGGCTGGATTGGATCAAGGATGACCCAGACCCCACGCCCCCTTTTCTGGCGCCTGTGACAGACATTATTAATCTGTCACCGCACTCATTCCCGATGAGTGCCTTGAATCCCTTCTGCACATTGACCCAGCTCTCCGTCACCAATTGGAGTTGGCAGGAGGCTGGAACGCACTTGCCAACCTTGGTACTGGATGTTCTCCAGTACTTTTCCGGCTCCAAGGATCCAGAATTCTCCCCTAGAATCCTCCAGTCACTCTGCGACCTTGACAGCAATGTCATGGTGTCGGGGTAGGGGTGGGTCTCAAACCTACTCCCTCTGGCTTTTCCATCAACAAGAAAGAGGGGActctggcagggcacggtggctcatgtctgtaatttcagcacattgagaggctgatgtgggagcattgcttgaggccaggagtttgagaccaacctgggacaACAtcgggagacctcatctctaaaaataactttttttttttttttgagacggagtctcgctctgtcacccaggctggagtgctgtggccggatctcagctcaccgcaagctccgcctcccgggttcacgccattctcctgcctcagcctcctgagtagctgggactacaggcgcccgccacctcacccggctagttttttgtattttttagtagagacagggtttcaccgtgttagccaggatggtctcaatctcctgacctcgtgatccgcccgtctcggcctcccaaagtgctgggattacaggcttgagccaccgcgcccggcctaaaaataacttttaaaaattacctgactcagccgggcgcggtggctcacgcctgtaatcccagcactttgggaggcggaggtgggcggatcacgaggtcaggagatcgagaccacggtgaaaccccgtgtctactaaaaatacaaaaaattagccggggtggctcacgcctgtaatcccagcactttgggaggccgaagtgggtggatcacctgaggtcggcttcaagaccagcctggccaacatggtgaaaccctgtctctactaaaaatacaaaaattagctgggcctggtcgggggcacctgtaatccagttatttgggaggctgaggcaggagaatcgcttgaacccaggagccagaggttgcagtgagaagagattgggccactgcactccagcctgggcaacagggagactctctcaaaaaaaaaaagaaaaagttacctgattgtggtggcaggtgcctgtggtcccggctacttgggaagctaaggcaggaggattgcctgagcctgggaagttgaggctgcaatgagctgtgatcgtgccgttgcaccctagcctgggcaacagagcaagtccccatctcaaaaagtaacAGAAGGGATATTCGTTCCTGCAAGTCCCAGTATCCGCTCCTGATTAGTTGTACCCCATTAATTTTAGGAGCTTCTGGAagaggtgaaaaaggaattgCAGAAAGTGAAAGAGGAAATCATTGAAGGTGAGGTGGTTTGGTTTGGTTCTTAAACATTTACTTATTTCCGAGGCATCATGTCCCTGGGCAAGAGCCCTGTTTTggaagggaggaggcagagactgtGCCCCTGACCTCTGCTTCTTGTTTCCTTCCAGCCTTTGTCCAGGAGCTGAGGAAGCGGGGTTCTCCCTGACCACAGAAATGGACCCAGAAGACCCGCTTCTCCTTTCCGCACACCCCGCCTGTCACCTTGCTTTCCCTGCCTCTACTTGACTTGGAATTGGCTGAAGACTACACAGGAATGCATTGTTCCCACTCCCCATCCCACTTGGAAAACTCCAAGGGGGCGTGGCTTCCCTGCTCACACCCACACTGGCTGCTgattggctggggaggcccccgCCCTTTTCTCCCTTTGGTCCTTCCCCTCTGCCATCCCCTTGGGGCCGGTCCCTCTGCTGGGGATGCACCAATGAACCCCacaggaagggggaaggaaggagggaattTCACATTCCCTTGTTCTAGATTCACTTTAACGCTTAATGCcttcaaagttttgtttttttaagaaaaaaatatatatatatttgggttttgggggaaaagggaaatttttttttctctttggttttgatAAAATGGGGTGTGGGAGTTTTTAAATGCTATAGCCCCGGGCTTGCCCCATTTGGGGCAGCTATTTAAGGGGAGGTGATGTCTTACCGGGCTGGGAgtgcctccccccaccccagggaCTCCCCTTCTCTCTGGCTCCTCCCCCTTTTCTATGAGGAATTAAGATGCTGTAACTTTTTGGAACCtcagttttttgattttttatttgggTAGGTTTTGGGGTCCAGGTCATATTTTTACCCCTTGGAGAAAATAAgatgagggagaaaggaaaaggggagGAAACTTCTCCCCTCCCACCTTCACCTTTAACTTCTTGAAAATGGGCCCCTGCAGAATAAATCTGCCAGTTTTTATAAATGCTAAGATCTCTGGAGTGATTTGAAGGGCTGTTCTGATGGGGATAGAGGCGTGCTCGGCCCCCCGTGCCCCTCCAGGAAGATTTGGTCTTCTGCTGAGAACCCCTGCCTCCGCCCAGGAATCCACCTTCCCCTCATCTTCCTTCCCACCCTGCACATTGTACCTGCTCCCACATCCTCAGGCCCGCAGCCAGGATGATCTCTGGCCCCTCTAGCCTCCCTCCTCATGCCCCTTAGGAGGCCATTTCCTCCCCATCCCATCCTGCCCTTCACCACCCTGGGGGGAGGAGGGGCAGAAGAAGCCTCACtttgtgtggccttgggcaagtccaTTTGCTTaccccaggcctcagtttctgaTTTGGGAAAGGGCTCATAAGATGATTCTCTGCCTCTACTCTACCACTCTCgcagcttctttcctttttttttttttaaaatgtgttggggtcttgctctttcacccaggccagagtgtagtggcaggatcacagctcactgcagccttgaattcctgggctcaagggatcctcctgcctcagcctccgaagtagctgggactacaggcgcttgctacgacgcccagctaatatttttgtttttcgtagagatgtggtcttgttatgttgcccagactggtctctaactcctggcctcgagcagtcctcctgctttggcctcctaaagtgctggaattgcaggcgtgagccactgtgtccgaccttctttcctaatttcaatGACATCTTGCAGACGCACATCATGGTTCTAAGACACATTCTTAAGATCTTTACCCCAGAGCTCCTTTAATTATAACACGCTGACAGTGTATGTAAAAAGTAGCATTCAGAGTCACAGAGCTCACCCACGCCCCCTTCAGTTGTCGGGTGGGTAGGTCATATGGCCTGGTGGAATATCCCGCTTGGACAGGGGGACCTCAGGGCTGAGGGATGGGTAGTCCCCCTGGAGGAGGCCTTTGCATGAAGGAGGGCGGAGGGAGACCTGGGCCAGTccaaaggcaggaagaaagggCGATCCCTGAGTACTCTGAGGGGCAGATTTGGAGGGAAGTTGGGCGAACTGACGATGACTTAGGTAGTAGAGGGACAGGCCGGTCCCTAGCAAAGGCAACTGAAGAGGACAGCGAGGGATGACCAGATAAAAGGACAGTGGCAGTAGGTCCAGGACTGGGGACTGGTGAGCTAGAATGGACTAGCCCTGGTCAAGATGGGTTTTTCCTCCCAAAAGGCCACGTCCTGCTGGAACAGACTACAGAATGCCAGGCTGGGAGGCGTCGCCCTGGAAGACCCAGCATAGCCATGCCAGTAGGGTGCGCCATAGGTGGAAGAAGAGGGGGGTTCTGTTGGATCGATCCACTCAGGGAGGGGAGGATGCCAATGGCAGGTACTAAGATGGATTAAGGTCAGGAGCCACAGGGTGGTGACTTATTGGAGCTAACACTGTGCAGGATTcacccccacctcccttcccccTAAGACTGAGGTAGATGGAAGGGGGCAAGTCAGGAAGTCCGTACGAACTTTGTGCATCTTTACAATGGTCTGTACCAATGAGGTGGAGGTAGTGGGTGTTTGGTGCAAAAGATAAGCGTCCTAGGGGAAGGCTCCACTCAGGTGAGTGAGGGTgcgggtgacagaatgagaggtGGCTAAATCCAGGTGCAGAATCCAATTTTCTTTTGCCAAAAGTGGTGGACGTCCTGCTGGCCTACCTAGCCGGATGGAGGTGGGGTCTGATAAAAGACGCTGCCTCTCCAAAGTGCTCAACCAATGCGCTGGCAGGGGCGGGGTGGGAGAGGGCGGGGTCCTTCTTGGAACGTTCCACCTGCAGGAGGCGAGGAGTCCCAGTGGAAGGTACCACTGGGGCAGTTTAGTAGGGAGGTTGGTCGGCTTCAGCCCAGCATCTCTGCGGCGCCCTCGAAGgactgggtggtgtcagctgggCCTGTCCAGGATGGGACAGTACGGAGAATAGGCCAAGACGGAGACTTCGCAGTCCAGGCAGTAGTCACCTCCAAGACCAGGGCCCCGAGACCTCCTATTTCTCCGACGCCGGCACAACTGGGGGCGCAGGCGGCGGGTctcggaggcagaggtgggctcGCACCTCTTGCAGCTGAGCGCGCAGCTCCTCCAGGGCGAGCTGCATCTGCGTGGCCTGCACCTGCGTCTGCAGCTCCTCGAGCGCCAGCCCCAAGTGGCCCACCTCGCCCTGCAGCGACTCCCTGGCAATGCGTCGCTCCTTTTCCTTGCGGCGCTGCTTCAACTGGTGGCGCCAGTACTCCAGCATCAGGCAGCTGCAGGCGGTGATGAAGATGATGCCCTCACCCAGCAGCTCCGCGCCCAGCTCGGCGGCTGCCCCCTCGTTCAGCGGCTTGACGGCAGCGGCATTGAAGCCCATGATGCGCATTTTGGTCCGCATCTCCAGCCAGTGGTACACTGCGGGGAAAGACTGGAGTCAGGGATCTTTTGCAGGGCAGCCTCCTGCAAGCTCAGCCCCTCTGTGCCTCGATGTCCCCGATGTAGCAATGGGGATGTGGTCACCACAATCGGACGCGTGCTGGAGGGGGAGCCTTAACGAAGACAAGCGCAGGCCTCACACCCAGAATCCTCTAGGGAAAACTTGCTTAACTAATGACTTACTCACGTGAAGGTGGAGTGTCAGCTTTTGCATCTTTATAAACACAGAAGATGCTGAtgctcttttgttttatttctttttcttcttttgagccAGGGTTTCgctctatcgtccaggctggagtgcagt
The sequence above is a segment of the Macaca nemestrina isolate mMacNem1 chromosome 20, mMacNem.hap1, whole genome shotgun sequence genome. Coding sequences within it:
- the LOC105478549 gene encoding optic atrophy 3 protein isoform X1; the encoded protein is MVVGAFPMAKLLYLGIRQVSKPLANRIKEAARRSEFFKTYICLPPAQLYHWLEMRTKMRIMGFNAAAVKPLNEGAAAELGAELLGEGIIFITACSCLMLEYWRHQLKQRRKEKERRIARESLQGEVGHLGLALEELQTQVQATQMQLALEELRAQLQEVRAHLCLRDPPPAPPVVPASEK